A segment of the Populus alba chromosome 9, ASM523922v2, whole genome shotgun sequence genome:
aaaaacatgcggaGAGATACtttagcaatccacaatgttttatgagcaaagctacaatgctttccccGCATGATTaaactttattacaaagttaaattctaaccaattcaatattaaaaaaaataaaatcgacgaagataattttacaaaaagatattacaaaaaaaacacaaaaaaaaaattggaaaaaaaaccatatgagaaaaaattgtatcaatccatagtgttttgtgaggaaaaaactTGTATctacttgtaattgcaattcttaaccagtttaatatttaaaaaaacaaaattaacaaagataattttagggaaaaacataaaaacaggaaaaaaaacatgtggggaaaaacactgtagcaatcaacagtaattttttaggaaagttacagtgcttttcttacatattgtaactgtaatttttaactagcttcatatttaaaaaaaataaaaaaatgataatttcagagaaaatcataaaacaaaaccatacgaagaaatattgtagcaatcaacaatgttttaaagaaaaaaaatacaaaattaaactctcaacctgatcaatattaaaaagaatcgacaaatataattttgaaaaataaagaaataaaatagaaaaactatgtaGAAAAACATCGCAACAATCcacattattttaaagaaaaaaattgcaaagcaaaaattttaaccaggtcaatatttaaaaagtaaaatcaacaaaaataattttgaaaaaaaaagaaaaaataagaaagttgaaaaaaaaagaaggaaaaaaaaacgaaaaaaagagggagaagtaaaaaaaaaaaaaaaaaaaaaaaaagaagcactgtggattactgttgtaatccacagtgttttgtgtGTGGAGGAACAGTGATTCCTCCCACACCATTCAGATATTGTTAATTCAAGGGCTGGCCGTCACTGCCACGATTGAGTAGGTGCTCTGCAGCTCCTTCTGTATTcttatagtatatttttttattatgctcaCGATGCGTCCCCTTTACGGATATAAATTGtgtttgataaattattattattatatctttaCCTTGACAAATAatggatttaataataaattgttttgttcTTAGTTAATAACAGGGATTGCTtgctttaattcaaaaaaaataataatttttttttaatattattctgCTAAATAATTCTCTTTTATATCATCTTGTGTTTTGCTTCAAATCTTAACCAAATATTATTCttagaataaaaatagataCAGCAAGTGTGCAATTTAAAGGCATAATTAACACCAAACAGGGTCCAaatactgttaaaaaaaaaggagtacaTCCATATTTTCCAACCCATGAAAAGATGATGAtactaaaaatatgtttggtttgGAAATatggtagtttttttaaaaatatataatattttttaagtataaatcagatctttaaaaactaaaaaaaaaaacatattttttattaaaaaaatacaagttatctttcatccaaacacattaaaaatgatAGACTATCGAAAGGTGATgatattaaaagtatatttaactTGAAGGTatgatagctttttttttaaggtaaaacatatttaaagcataaattatatttctaaaaactaaaaaaaatgttttttacttttaaaaaatataaattactttTCATCCAAACACACACTAAAAGTGTACTACCTATCTGTATTCCTAAATAGATCGATAGTCTATCAATTTATACGTTGAAAGTGATCTCCATAAAGTATAAGTTCAGTGAATATGCCAATCTCCCCTCACAAATGGTTTTCAAGGGGAAAAAGTATATTAGACTATCGATCTGTGTTCTTGTAGGACATTATTATTCAGAGCACCActgccttcttcttcttcttcttctttttatttttttatttcagcagTCCAAACTGATGTCTCTTTCTTCTGTCAAAATCCCAGTTGACGAGCTCGTCTTGATCACAGGTTAATagaagaaatatatttattaaattgggTCTTGTCTCTCccaaaataacaacaaaaattgatCTCACAGAACCCCCTTTCTACTCTATGAACCAATATTGTCCCTACAGCTCAGTGCAAAggcagatatatatatatatatatatatatatatagagagagagagagagagagagagagagagaggtttttaaaaattaaatttgaaatcagCAAAGCAGAATTACAGCATCCTTGAAGGGCTCACGGATAGTTGACCTATGGCACAACGTTGTGGAAAATAAGGAGGCATTTGCGCCTTCGAGGCAACTGCTCGTTGCTTCTTCAAGAAATTCTCAGCCTCAAATTTAATGCTTTGGACTAACTTGGCATTAATTTCCATCACTAATAAGACCTTATCGACCCATGCAAATGTGTGGACCATAAAGTTAATAGTTCAATGGGAAaattcaactaatttttttttttaattttattgtgcttACCGTTTTCGCAGCCTCTCAATAAATGTATACTTCAAAAATCACGCACAAATTTTAGCTTTCTCCCTGAATCCTGATCGATTCGGCTAAAGATTCATCAACTGGTAATAAGAACAATAGTTCATAACAactgtatgtatgtatgtatacaATGGAAATTTATTTTTGCACAAATAACAATCCACACACCAAATGCTCAGAACAGAAATTATTATTCAAGTTTCAAGAGGGTAAAAAGGGTAACAAAAACGCGTAATTAGGGAGAACTAGTGCATCGCCAAACCTAAGAACCTGCAGATACCTGATGAGCATAATTCAACAACTCGATGGAGGAAGATCAGAGGTTTTAGCaggattttggtttttcttaaaaaccctaCTGCCAAAAAATAGGAACCCCAGAGTATGCCCAGCCACAGCAACCAGGAACACGCCGCCATTGAAAGACATGATAGCCAACATGACCATATAGGCTGAACCAACCCGCAAAGCGTGCAGTAGAGTCTGGACCAGACCAGCCGCCACATGGTTCGAGCCAGGCTTGATCAACTGGCAATGGGATAGCCACTCGACAAGAATGGaaagcacaaaaacaaacagcaaaGCCACAAAGTACATGTGTGGTCTCTTATCAGAGCTCCCAGGCCAGCCAGAGAAGAGAATTTCAGCACTCTTCCCCCAAAAGAAGGTCAtgtgcatcatcatcatctcgtGGTGTGGCATCGTTCCTGCCATGTTCATGGGCGGCGGCGGAGCCATGCCCCCCATGCCCGGCATATCATGACCATGGTccatgatctctctctctctctctctctgaaaccCAAAATATTTCCTTCTGTTAAGGGATGATCGATGAAAATGGAAAGATTTTATAGTACGCCGGGAGTAATCGTTACTCCAcgaatctattttaaaaagaaaacaacagatattaagatattaaaaagattaaaccTGACCAAtgagaaattataaatatagattataaaatacttttaaaaaatccttCCACGGAAGATTACTCTGCAATTTCTTATATGAGTGTAAGAAGGGTGAGTGGTCAAGAGAATAAATATCTACTTCCATTTAAGAACGAGCTGAGGGTATTTAATGAAAGAGTAAATTATTTTACTCGGCCCCTGTACTCCTacacaattataaattaacacttatttttttgaaaaactataatGTAGTTCCTCAATGCTTGTTCATTATTGAGAATTGTGATATTAAACCATTTATAAGAGTTTTTACGGTGTTTATATaagtaattaatgatattttattagttttttcatgTAGTGTACtttaaggaaataaataaatataaatagaaaagataaattttaaatggaGATATTTCTAGTGAGTCccggattttattttatgatctcttatttaaaattgagttttgatgaataattaaaaagatgtaAGTAGTAAAAATCTTATGATTTCTTAGAGGGTTTTTTCTGAATTAAGAATTATACCCTTtgactatataaattattagaGAAAAACCAGAATATGTTTCCTTGATAAGTTAAAGAGATTGAAATAGTGTTTTATGTTATAAtaatgattactttttaaaatattttttattttaaaatatattaaaataatatttttttatttttttaaaatcatttaatatcatcacatcaaaataaaaaaaatactataaaattaatttcaaacaaaaaaaaataaaatttataaaaacgaACTAGGAGACAAACAAACTCTAAGTTTGAGGTcgtcaaacatgaaaaaattatatcagTGCTAAACATCAaggattgaaaaataacttagtaTTATAACTTAATGAAATAAAGGGTGGCAAAATTCGTTGCAGTACACATAATTGGGTGATGGAACTTGTAGTAATTATACTACATTTATTACATGGTATTACATCGTACGCTTGTTTTGTTCGATTTGATGTTGCAAACCATTTTATAAAACCCACCCAGCTTGGTTATAACCGAAAACTgattaattcaagaaaattaaaaaataaataactggaaaaattaaattataaaaaaactaattaaac
Coding sequences within it:
- the LOC118035257 gene encoding copper transporter 6, whose protein sequence is MDHGHDMPGMGGMAPPPPMNMAGTMPHHEMMMMHMTFFWGKSAEILFSGWPGSSDKRPHMYFVALLFVFVLSILVEWLSHCQLIKPGSNHVAAGLVQTLLHALRVGSAYMVMLAIMSFNGGVFLVAVAGHTLGFLFFGSRVFKKNQNPAKTSDLPPSSC